The Corvus moneduloides isolate bCorMon1 chromosome 1, bCorMon1.pri, whole genome shotgun sequence nucleotide sequence AGAATTGTGTGTGTTGCATTATCCTGTTTTCTGGTATCTCCATAGTTTGGAAATCTGGTACACTTCTTGTCTCTTTCCCTGGTCCTGGATGAGCGCCCACCCCTGTCCCTGGTCTGCTGTCCTTTGAGATGCTAGGTCTGCTTGCCAGACCCTCTGCTAGGCTTGCTCAGCTCTCTGGTTCAGCAGAAGACTGATCACCTTGATAGGTTGGTTACTGCGTTAACTATGATGGTTCCTGGGGAGGCTTTTCAGATCTTTAGATTTAGTGCAAAGTTAAGTAGCAGGAAAGTGGAACCAGCGAAGTGCAGTAgccagagaaaagcaaacacgCATGGTTTATGCAGTTGTCTGTAGTATATATAACTGGGTATTTTAAGAGTGTATTTTATCTTACTTCAAATAATtgaaaatgctgtgttttaacACCCAAATTTAGAAGAATTTTTGGAATAGATcttaaaatttcttaaaatgttaTTATCTTCCTGTCTTTCAGGCTGAAGGTGGCCAATTCTGAGgattaatttaataattatttgctCAGAAAACTTCCTGCATTGTTCATGGTAAGGCTTATATTTGATAGTTCAAATTTAGTTTGTTGTGCTGACACGTTTACAGTATTTCTTACACTTTTTTTAGTGTTAACATTTCCTTTAGCTATAATAATGACTTAAGAGTTGGATCATACATTTACTGAGAATTGCAGTTTCACAGAGAAACTTTTCAATTTTGTATAACTGAATCAATAAAGATTTGAAAAATTGTAAAGTGTATAACCTAGGGAAAGACCTTTATGCATTCacaattttaaaatcagcttgACAGTAATGCTTTTAGAGTCTAAAAGGCTTTTTATGGtcattttatgcaaaaaaaaattgtttgtttgttttaattatgtAAATGACTTAATCTGTTGGGATTTTGTGATTTAGACTGCTTTATAATTACAGAACTTTTCTGTTAATTTACAGGAGTTTTTCATCAGTATGTCTGAAACCATTAAATATAATGACGACGATCACAAAACTGTGTTCCTGAAAACATTGAATGAACAACGTTTGGAAGGAGAATTTTGTGACATCGCTATTGTGGTTGAAGATGTTAAGTTCAGAGCCCATAGGTGCGTGCTTGCTGCCTGCAGTACCTACTTcaaaaaacttttcaaaaaacTTGAAGTTGATAGTTCATCAGTAATAGAAATAGATTTTCTTCGTTCTGATATTTTTGAGGAAGTTCTCAATTACATGTATACTGCAAagatttctgttaaaaaagagGATGTCAACCTGATGATGTCTTCAGGCCAGATCCTCGGTATTCGGTTTCTTGATAAACTCTGCTCTCAAAAACGTGATGTATCTAGTcctgaagaaaacacacagtCCAAGAGCAAGTACTGTCTAAAAATGAACCGTTCTATGGGGGAACCCAGTGACACCCAAGATGATGAGGTGGAAGAGATTGGAGATCATGATGACAGTCCATCAGATGTGACAGTGGAAGGCACTCCCCCAAGTCAGGAAGATGGTAAGTCGCCAACCACTACCCTGAGAGTGCAAGAGGCAATTCTGAAAGAGTTGGGAAGTGAAGAAGTTCGAAAAGTAAACTGCTATGGCCAAGAAGTAGAGCCTATGGAAACAACGGAATCTAAAGACTTAGGATCTCAGACTCCTCAGGCACTCACATTTAATGATGGCATAAGTGAAGTGAAAGATGAACAGACACCAGGCTGGACCACAGCAGCTGGGGATATGAAGTTTGAGTACTTGCTTTATGGTCACAGGGAACACATTGTATGTCAGGCTTGTGGCAAGACCTTTTCTGATGAAGCGCGTttgagaaaacatgaaaaactaCACACTGCAGACAGACCATTTGTTTGTGAAATGTGTACAAAGGGCTTTACCACGCAAGCTCATTTGAAAGAACACTTGAAAATACACACAGGTTACAAGCCTTACAGTTGTGAGGTGTGTGGGAAGTCTTTTATTCGTGCACCAGATCTAAAAAAGCATGAAAGAGTTCACAGTAATGAGAGGCCATTTGCATGCCACATGTGTGATAAAGCTTTCAAGCACAAGTCCCACCTCAAAGACCATGAAAGAAGGCACCGAGGAGAGAAACCTTTTGTCTGCAGTTCCTGCACTAAAGCATTTGCTAAGGCATCTGACCTAAAAAGGCATGAGAACAATATGCACAGTGAAAGAAAGCAAGTTACAGCAGCCAATTCCATCCAGAGTGAAACAGAACAGTTGCAGGCAGCAGCCATGGCTgctgaagcagagcagcaatTAGAAACTATAGCCTGTAGTTAAAAACTAAAGCAGGAACTTTATCAGAAATAATATAAGAAATGAAATGGAACAAAATCTATTGTTGGTATACATTTAGACTGAGAATCTTTTCaagaaagcatatttttagAGGATTTGAATGTTACATAGGAATATATAGCATTGCTTGGTtaggtattttaaaacatttcagagatgGGTATTCTTAGAATGTGAAACAGTTTTGTTGTCATTAGCAGTATAATGCACTAATAACTGCTTTAATTCGAGAATGTGATCAAGTTCTCTACAAAACAGGGATCATCACTGGCTGATACTTTGCTTCATCCAGTATGGAATACTGAATACAATGTAAAAATTGCAATCAGCGAGAATCAGTGAGTTATGTTTGAAAACGCTGAGATCTCAAAAATCACaaacatggaaagaaaggaTTTGGTTTTCATAATTCTGAGGTGTTCTACCTGCAATTTTTTGAGAAGCAGACATTGATTTCCTAAGCTTtttaattcctccttttttcacCTAATGTAGGTTGGTACAACAGAGTGTAAAGGAGGATGGTGATCAAAATGAAATTGCTTCTTATTCCATTACCTCAGATATCCTCTTATTTTTATAAAGGTGGCAAGTTTTAACTAAATACTTATGTTCTTGAAAAAACTGCATTATTCACAGTGATTCTGGTTGGCAAAGTAGAAGTGTCATGGCATTCACCAATCCCTTCTGTGGGCAAAAAAGTCTGCctcatttgtttttttgttcACTTCTATTCAGGGCCCCAGAGATGGGACCGGGCCACAAAGGAAAAAGGGTGCAGCATGGAGGAGACGTGCTCCTTACTCAAACCCAGTAGAAATCAGTAAAACCTAATACAGCCTGagactttttttattatgcAGCTTTCAGGTCACCTAACCTAGCACAATGAAGGCAGAGGAGTAGCTGCATCAGCAGGTGACCAGGTGTCACTGCCAGACTCCCAAAGCTGCAGCCACGGGTGTCACATACCTGCgtgcagggctcagctggggTTTGTGTCATGGTCATACCAGCTCATAGGCCCTGTTCAGGTTTAAAAGCTTCCACCTTCTGACACACCACCTCTTGTAAAGAGGCAGACTTCAGTGAGTGAGTTCTGTCATAATCGATCCTGAGTGAGTGTTCACTATTAGTCAGTTGcttagtgtattttttttaagatcagcTGGGGTATATGCTGATAACTTAATAGTTAACTCACAGAGTCAACAAAATAAGTGGTCTTTGGATTGCAGTCTGCCACAAGTAGTCATCAAGAGAAGACACAATAATAGTGGCAGTGTAACCCAAAGCTATATTGAGCCTTTATTTTGAATTTGTAAATACTACAACTGTTGTGAAAACTTCATTTGAAGTTGTAATGGGCAAAAAACCAcactcttgggcacatggttGGTAACATTGGTCACTTGCGATACCTATAGCATATCAAAGTGTTAGACCAGTTTCTGGTTAAGTTACTGTGTGGTATATCACATCTTGCTTTTCTAAATAGGAATTTAAAATAGTGTTTTTGGAACTGTTACATGGAACTTCAATTATTGAGGGGTTTTTAtttggttgaggtttttttacaGCTTCATTTTATTCATGTATTCATCAGGTTAAGCAGTTATCTTAAAATGCCAGTAATTGTTCGAATGCTGGTCTGTAAATAAAACATGACcttaatattttagaaaatgtaaaCTTTGGACCTTtaccaatatatttttttaaaatgttgcttcATTTTACATTCAGTAATATTAGTTTGTAAACAAACTATACATTTTGTACCTGTGTAACATCAGAGGATGTGTATTCATTGCATTTTATTGGTTCTCTTGAGGAACATGAAAAATGACCATTGTTAAAATGTTTTACTGTATATGATCATAGATATAAAGATAGTAGGTCCAAAATAGGAtctactgggttttttttctaaatatattaGTCTTGCTATGTTTTCTTATCTGAAATTGTGTGCACTTCTTCCTAGGTAAATTGGGGTTGGTAAGACTGTACAAAACAGATCTGTTGTGAAAAGGGTTCAGAAGTGTAAAACGTGAAGAAAGTAAATTTTCTCAAGGTCTGCTATGAAGAGTGCAAGAAGCCACGAGCTTAAATTAGAGCAGTAAACAAttatgttaggaaaaaaaaacccaaacgtTTAAAGGACTTAATAATGAATTATTAAAACAGAATGCCTGGGGAGGTACTGCAATCTCCACTAGTGGTGACATTCAAGAATGGGTTAGACAAACATCTATTAAGAGTGGTTTAAATATGGTTAATTCTGCTTTGAAGTTGAGGGATAAGCTAAATAACCTCTCAAGAAGAGCCtcattgggatttttttttttttttgaaagtaataAATTAAGATGGAGCTCACTGGGACCGTGGACGCTTGAGTGGAAAGACAGAACTCAGGTATTACAGTTAAAGAAAATTGTCCCTGACTTTTTAGCACAAGTAGTCAGGCTGTGAATCTGAAATTGTTATAGAAAGGCAGGCTTGCATTAGAAGACTCACAGCTGAAAGGGTGATAACGTTCTGTGTTACATCAGAGTAAACTCTGCTATTGTTACAGCTTATAGCTGTAAAATTTACAAGTGCGGAGGCATGGAGGTGTCCTTAACTGTATGCATGTTCTTGTTAATGTGTTCTAAACAAATCTGTGTATTCTGAAGGAATGTTAGCCTGTATATTGTGGGGGTGTGTCTGTGAAGTTCAGGTAAATCTGTCTGCATCTTACGGCACTACTGCTCCCATCTCTCTCCTGTCTGTGCCGAAAGACACCATGTACAAAAGCAGGTGTGAGTCAGCTCCAAGCCAATGAGATTTTCCAGGATGATAAACTGTAAGCTGTGAGCTCTGTTGATTGAGGAACGGGGAagtttttagttttgctttgaCAAGGATGGCAACTTCTTCTAGAGTTTGAGACAGTGGGTGAGATTCTGTCCAATTAATGGAAATTTTGCTGTTGGCTCTATTGGGGCCAGACTAATCTAACATTCcttaacaggtttttttgtttggatttttttaagagaaaaaggagcaaaaataACACATATTAAACTGTGCTTAATTTCTCATCCTAATTGTGTTAGCCATGGGTATGCTGCTGATTATTTGGCACAACTCAGTTTGGAAACTTAAGTTCGGCAAAGAATACCTTTCAGCCATTCTCCACTCCCCAACCCTTCTTTTACCCACTCTTCTTACCAATATTTAAAAAAGTATTAGAAAATTAAGCAACTCACAATTGAGTCAGtacttgtggttttatttttctgctttgattttttagAAAGATTTAGACCTGGTGATTAGAGTTTTAAAGGTTGTTTTGTGAAAAGGAATTCCTCATGCTTGCTTCAGTAGCAAAAGCTGGAGGTCAGCTTCTATTTGTTCCTGTAAGCTACAGAATACTGAATACTTCTCAAAATCTTGCTGTTTAGGTAGCCAAACTGGAGTTCTTTTGAAGATCTGGCCTCAGCTTTCTAATACAGAGATTACTTTTATAATCCCATTAAGTAAGGATACTTTAATAGAGTTgtgtgaaatacagaataaaatatcaGATAGTATCAGAAAGTCTACCCTAAGGCTGGAGTATATTTTTAGGGGCATATTATCTTTTATTAAGACAGACATTTCTAGTGTTATAGAGGAGACAAAGCATTTATAAAAGAGACTACTATAAAAGAGACTACATCTACTTCTTGGAACAGATGCCTTTTCTGAATGTAAACATTTACAGATAGGTACAGAACAGGATAATTCTGCCTGGAAGGTACAGACAGATCTAAGGAATTGTCATCTTTTTCAGTTAGTCCTTAGATCACAGTAGTGTGCCCAGTCAGCCAGAAATGTgcacatttcattaaaaattccATTACAGCAGTTGGTCTGTCATTTGTCTTCATATAGATCTAAAACGATTATAGTAACATTCTTACTCATTTCAGAACAGATGGAGGATTTCCATTAATAGATTTGTTAAATATGTGTCATAAGAGTTGAGACACCTATTCtcaggaagtatttttaaatgtagtgaaagaaatctgaaataacAGAATAGCTAAAAATAGTGGTTTATGCAGTATTGATAtgttctgcagtgtttttctcTCCACTATCCTTccatattatttttatttacatgcCCTGCTCATTTAGATATTTACAGAACTCTGAAATTTGGTGAACTTCAGTGGTTCCAATATGAACAGCAATGCAActctttaaaacagaaacatttttgaatCTGgttaatacatatttttgagTTTACTGGTATTTTTACTATTCAGTAGCTAAGCATCTAATTTTTTATAGGTAAACCTGAAAAACTTGTGGACCATATGAATAAAGATGTACTACATCTGACTTGTTTGGTATATGGGTATCAAAAACCATGGCCAAAGCAGAACTTCTGGATACCTGTATCTCAGATTccttccatgattttttttttttttggtgagtcTATAGTTTGAGAGCACGAGTTTGTAAAATGAGTGGTACTAACAAGAAATTCCAATTCTTACTTAATCGAAattccaaatgtattttctttttgataatACTGAGCCATTTTAAAGAAGTATAAAAGACAGTAACAACGTGCTATATATTAGGCAATGAATAGATTTAAAGTTGTATTTTCATTCAGAAGTAGAATAAATTAATAGATATGGTGCATTGAATATAGATCATCTTTATGAAATCATTAAAACATGAGAGCtctttttggctttttccaCCAAAGCATGGACGTTTTTCttacatttagaaaaatgtgttttctgatgTAAACCCATTCTGTTAAAAACAATCACCAAAACCACCCAAACCTTACAGTGCTTACACTTGCAGTTTTCTGACCTCCTCCCAATGGCCTATTTATACATTTAAGTAATCTGTATATGCAAGCAACTTAGAGTATTTTTGTCTGTTAAAATATTCTAAAGACCAAGCTTCCCTGCATCTAAGTTTTCATTCTTCACtaataaaaatcctttttctttcagggCAGAGGGTACCACAAGCAATGCTTACAGGAACAAAGCACTGTAGTGGCATTGCAAATTGCTCAGACATGAGA carries:
- the ZBTB14 gene encoding zinc finger and BTB domain-containing protein 14, whose translation is MEFFISMSETIKYNDDDHKTVFLKTLNEQRLEGEFCDIAIVVEDVKFRAHRCVLAACSTYFKKLFKKLEVDSSSVIEIDFLRSDIFEEVLNYMYTAKISVKKEDVNLMMSSGQILGIRFLDKLCSQKRDVSSPEENTQSKSKYCLKMNRSMGEPSDTQDDEVEEIGDHDDSPSDVTVEGTPPSQEDGKSPTTTLRVQEAILKELGSEEVRKVNCYGQEVEPMETTESKDLGSQTPQALTFNDGISEVKDEQTPGWTTAAGDMKFEYLLYGHREHIVCQACGKTFSDEARLRKHEKLHTADRPFVCEMCTKGFTTQAHLKEHLKIHTGYKPYSCEVCGKSFIRAPDLKKHERVHSNERPFACHMCDKAFKHKSHLKDHERRHRGEKPFVCSSCTKAFAKASDLKRHENNMHSERKQVTAANSIQSETEQLQAAAMAAEAEQQLETIACS